From Mycobacterium colombiense CECT 3035:
CCTGTCGCTGGGCGACGAGCTGATGCGCCGGTTCAACGGCGCCGCGCTCGAGGCGATGCTCAACCGGCTGAACCTGCCCGACGACGTGCCCATCGAGGCCAAGATGGTCACCCGCGCGATCAAGAGCGCCCAGACCCAGGTGGAGCAGCAGAACTTCGAGGTCCGCAAGAACGTTCTGAAGTACGACGAGGTGATGAACCAGCAGCGCAAGGTGATCTATGCCGAGCGCCGCCGCATCCTGGAGGGCGAGAACCTCAAGGAGCAGGCGCTGGACATGGTCCGCGACGTGGTCACCGCGTACGTCAACGGCGCGACCGCCGACGGCTACGCCGAGGACTGGGACCTCGAGGCGCTGTGGACGGCGCTGAAGACGCTGTACCCGGTGGGCATCGACCACGCGACGCTGACCCACCACGATGCGGACTCCGACCGCGACGACCTCACCCGTGAGGAACTGCTCGAGGAGCTGCTCAAAGACGCCGAAAACGCCTATGCCACAAGGGAAGCCGAGCTCGAGGAGATCGCCGGCGAGGGCGCGATGCGTCAACTGGAGCGCAATGTGCTGCTCAACGTCATCGACCGCAAGTGGCGCGAGCACCTCTACGAGATGGACTACCTCAAGGAGGGCATCGGGCTGCGCGCGATGGCGCAGCGCGATCCGCTGGTGGAGTACCAGCGCGAGGGCTACGACATGTTCATGGCGATGCTCGACGGCATGAAGGAGGAGTCGGTCGGGTTCCTGTTCAATGTCACCGTCGAGGCGGTGCCCAGCCCGCAGGTCGCGCCGGTCGAGGCGCCGGAGGGGCTGGCGGAATTCGCCACCGCCGCGGCCGGCCAGCAGGGCGGCGCCGCGACGGCCGTGCGCGAAGAGGCCCCAACCCAGTTGCGCGCCAAGGGAATCGACAACCAGGCGCCGGCCATGACATACTCCGGACCGTCCGAGGACGGCACGGCCGCGGTGCAGCGCAACGGCGGCGACGGCAAAACGCCGGCCGGGGTGCCCGGGGCGCCAGCCGGCGCGAGCGGCGCGCCGCGGCGCGCCAGCAGGGCCGCGGCGCCAAGCCGCCCAAGTCGGTCAAGCGGCGCTAAGCGGGCCCGCCTCCACTCGAGTGTGCGGCAGGCCGCACGCTCGGCACCCAAGGTGCGGCTGGCCGCACACTCGGCGGGCGCGGCACGCGATTTGAGGCATCCGCCGGCTCGGGCCATTTCGAGGCGTTCGACGCGCGGCGGCACCAGGCGGTGCGGCGCACTGTCCCGATCGGGTGACCTACGCCGATTAGCTGGGCACAATGAACCTCATGTCGGAGACCGAATTACCGACCCGCGCGGAGTTGCTGGCTGCGCTGTCGGTGGCGATCGACCTCGGTCTGGGCCAGCCCGCCGAGCACATGCTCCGGGCGGCGCTGATCGCGACCAGGCTGGCCGACCGGCTCGGTCTGGACGCCGACGAGCGCGACTGCGTCTACTACACGACCCTGATCATGTGGATCGGCTGCCACGCGGACTCCCACGAATACGCGCGGTGGTTCGGCGACGACATCGCGGTGCGTCATGACTCGTATCTGGTCGACTGGTCCGGGATTCCCTACCTGCGCTTCCTGGCGAGCAACGTGGGGCGCGGCCAGCCGCTGGCGCACCGGATCAGCCTGATGGCGACGCTGTTCGCCGACGCGCGGGGCAACATCTCCCGGCTGATTCATTCGCACTGCGCGTCCGCGGCCCTGCTGGCCGACCGAATGGGCTTGGGCCCCAACGTGCAGGCCGCGCTCGCGTTCGCGTTCGAGCGCTACGACGGCGGCGGTCTGCCCGCCGGCGCCCGGGGCGACGCCATCCCGATCCAGATGCGCATCGCCCAGCTCGCCGACATGGTCGAGGTGCACCACCGCACCTACGGCGTCGCCGGGGCCGTCGCCATGGTCGGCGCCCGGCGCGGCGGGCAGTTCGACCCCCTGATAGCCGATGCCTTCGTCCGCGACGCCGACGCGATCCTGGCCGGCCCGCCGGCCGGCGATGCGTGGGCGGCCGCGCTGCGCGAGGCGCCCGATCGCCGGCAGCGCCTCGACGATCGGTCCCTGGACGCATTGCTCGTCGCGTTGGGCGACTTCGTCGACCTGAAATGTCCTTTCACGCTTGGGCATTCGCGCGCGGTGGCCCGACTCGCCGGAGAGGCCGCGCTGGCCGCGGGCCTCGGGCCCGACGCGGTCGCGCTGACCCGGCGCGCCGGCCATGTCCACGATCTGGGCCGCATCGGGGTGTCGAATCGGATCTGGTCGCGGCAAGGGCCGCTGAGCGCGTCGGAGTTCGAGCGGGTGCGCCTGCATCCGTATCTGACCGTGCGCATCCTCAACCAGGTGCCGGGCCTGGCGCGGCTGGCCGAGGTCGCCGGCAATCACCACGAATGCGTCGACGGGTCGGGATATCCGCGCGGCCTGGCCGGGGCGGCGCTGGGCCTGCCGGATCGCATCCTGGCCGCCGCCGTCTGCTACCAATCCGCCTGCGAGCCCAGGCCGTATCGCGAACGCATGACGCAAGCGGCGGCCGCGCGCCGGCTGCGCGGGCGGGCGCAGGCGGGTGAGCTCGAATCGGTCGCCGTCGAGGCGGTGCTGCACGCGGCGGGACGGTCCGCGCAGCGGCCGGTCCCGCGACCGGACGGGCTCACCCCCCGCGAGATCGAGGTGCTGTGCCTGGTCGCGCGCGGCGCGTCCAACAGGGAGATCGCCGCGGCGCTGGTGATCAGCGAGAAAACGGCCCGCAACCACGTCGAGCGCACCTACGCCAAGATCGGCGTCTCGAACCGCATCGGCGCCAGCATGTACGCCCTGCAACACGGGCTGGTGCTCACGGGAACGGCGGAACAATAACGCCGGAACAATGAGGCAATCGCCCCATGTTCTTCGGGGTCGATCAGGCGCACAATCAGCTAATGAAGCGTTACCTGACGGTTGGCTACGGCGCGGCCGCTTATCTGCTCTTTCTTGCCGTATTTCTGTACCTTGTCGCCTTCCTCGGCAACTTCTGGGTGCCACGAACGGTCGATCACGGGCTGTCGGCGCCCATCGGCGAGGCGGTGTTGGTCAACATGGTGCTGCTGGGCCTGTTCGGCCTGCAGCACAGCGTCATGGCGCGCCCCGGGTTCAAGGCGTGGTGGACGCGGGCGGTGCCGCCGTCGATCGAGCGCAGCACCTACGTGATGCTGTCCAACGCCGTGCTGGTGCTGCTGTATTGGCAATGGCGAACGATGCCGGCGGTCATCTGGCAGGTTGAACTACCCGCCGGGCGCCTGGTGTTGTGGACGCTGTTCTGGCTCGGCTGGGCGATCGCCCTGGCGTCGACGTTCATGATCAACCACTTCGACCTGTTCGGGCTCCGGCAGGTGTATCTGGCGTGGCGCGGAAAACCCTACACGCACATAGCTTTTCACATTCGGATGTTCTACCGGCTGGTGCGCCACCCGCTGATGCTCGGTTTCGTCATCGCCTTCTGGGCGGCCCCCACCATGACGGCCGGGCATCTGCTGTTCTCCGTCGCCATGACGGGCTACATCCTGGTCGCCACCCGGATCGAGGAGCACGACCTGGTGGAGGCCCTGGGCGACGACTATGTCAACTACCGGCGCGAGGTGCCGAGGTTGCTGCCGCTGGGACGCCGGCCGCGCGGCGGCCCCAGCCGACCGGCGGGCGCCCCGGGCTGACGGATTTTGCCGCCATCCGCTTACGGCGGCCCCCGTCGACCTGTCAGGATTGACGGTATGGATGTCAAGGAGGTGTTGCTCCCCGGGGTCGGCCTTCGCTACGAATTCACCGATCACAAGGGCGACCGCATCGGCATCATTGCGCGGCG
This genomic window contains:
- a CDS encoding HD domain-containing phosphohydrolase translates to MSETELPTRAELLAALSVAIDLGLGQPAEHMLRAALIATRLADRLGLDADERDCVYYTTLIMWIGCHADSHEYARWFGDDIAVRHDSYLVDWSGIPYLRFLASNVGRGQPLAHRISLMATLFADARGNISRLIHSHCASAALLADRMGLGPNVQAALAFAFERYDGGGLPAGARGDAIPIQMRIAQLADMVEVHHRTYGVAGAVAMVGARRGGQFDPLIADAFVRDADAILAGPPAGDAWAAALREAPDRRQRLDDRSLDALLVALGDFVDLKCPFTLGHSRAVARLAGEAALAAGLGPDAVALTRRAGHVHDLGRIGVSNRIWSRQGPLSASEFERVRLHPYLTVRILNQVPGLARLAEVAGNHHECVDGSGYPRGLAGAALGLPDRILAAAVCYQSACEPRPYRERMTQAAAARRLRGRAQAGELESVAVEAVLHAAGRSAQRPVPRPDGLTPREIEVLCLVARGASNREIAAALVISEKTARNHVERTYAKIGVSNRIGASMYALQHGLVLTGTAEQ
- the mddA gene encoding methanethiol S-methyltransferase, yielding MKRYLTVGYGAAAYLLFLAVFLYLVAFLGNFWVPRTVDHGLSAPIGEAVLVNMVLLGLFGLQHSVMARPGFKAWWTRAVPPSIERSTYVMLSNAVLVLLYWQWRTMPAVIWQVELPAGRLVLWTLFWLGWAIALASTFMINHFDLFGLRQVYLAWRGKPYTHIAFHIRMFYRLVRHPLMLGFVIAFWAAPTMTAGHLLFSVAMTGYILVATRIEEHDLVEALGDDYVNYRREVPRLLPLGRRPRGGPSRPAGAPG